The genomic window tcgaTCTggattcttcttcagaagaagaaaGATTTTCCGAATCTGAATCTCAATCTGAATCCGACAAACGACCACCGGCAAAGAGAGCAAGACAAAAGAAGGTGCTTGTTGAGAAGGGTTCACAATCAACAAGTGAAATTGAAAGCATTCCCACGGATTCAAAAAACAAAAGTGAATCCGAAAACCAGTAAGTTTAATGTTCATGTTGATTTCATTTAACTTGTATGTTATATTTGTTCTTATACACGTGTTCTTATGTATTGTAGAGAAGAAGAAATCGAAAAAActggaacaaagaaaagaaaacaaccaccGAAGGTGGttaaaaaagaaactaaaaaaaGGAAAACTGTGCCAACTAAGTATTGTTCAGCAAATGAATTCCTTTCGGTTTGGTGGTCTTCTAATTTTTGGTTCTTCCTTTTAATTGTTTTCAGTTCGGAGGTGTCTGTCAGTTTAGTTGAATTGATTGTTATTTTCTTGTTCTTGCTTATATTTTTCTCTGTTATAAATTCGATGTGTTTGTCCGTTTTGCAGAGAAAAAGAAATTGAGAAAACACCCATAATAAAAAGTAAACAACCTCAAAGGATGGCAAAATAATAAACCCAATCTGACAAGGAGTAAGTTTCTCGAATCAGATTTTCTTTTATTGATACTTTCATTTTTGGTGTAttgatacttattttatgaaCATTCAGAACAAAACAAGCAAAAGATAACACTGCAGAAAGAAGAAGGCAAGCATTGGAGACAATAAGagaaaagagataaaaaaaaaagaaattatggaGCTCAGTCAACACACATTGCTCTGGATCAGTTTGCCTCAATAGAGGCACGAAATGAATCCTCTGGGGCGTAAGATTCAATTTCTTATACcaagttcttttcctttctttgctTACTTTTGCTAGAACCTTTTGTAATTTctctatatttaattaataatatttatttatcttggTTAGACTGCCAATTGTAAATTTGGGAAGTGAACCACTCTTGCAGACTCAGGGAAGCTGTGCACCATTTGTAAATGCCCAAGACAATATCAGGTTCGTTCCACTCTTTACTTTCGGTTCGGTGCTTTCCAAAAATGAATTTGATGTGTTTCTAGATCTCTACTTTTAATCttggtttctaattttaatttgtatcTTTTTTTTAGGAAAAACACCTCAGAATCTAcggtaaaatattttagaaaaaagaaaatccatCCAAGAAAGACTTTTAAAAGTCCAGCagtgtaagttaaaaatatttatgttactctATCAGATTtaggtaattaatttttttttaattaaccgAACGGAAAATGTGTTTAAATGTCAATAGCGCTACCCCCAATTCTGATCTACAAATCATTCAAGTTCAACAAGAAACTCATTCTGAACCTTTGAAGATGTGACCTTTTCAATGTCCAGATTCCCGTTTCTTAgaacaaattctaattattcaataTTAACTTCTTCCTTGTTTACATTCCTTAGAAATCCTCTTGCATTGTCTATTCCAAGTTCTCTTTAGGAAGAGTTGATCAATGATGACTTTATCTATGTCCCTCGAGAGATTCAAACACAACAAACCTCTGATAAAGAGTAAGTTTATAAATATTTGTTCACCGCATGAATCTTGTTCGGTTCTGTGGGCTTGGTAATTTTAAATCATTACTGAAATATTTGCTATTTAATGCAGCAGCCCTacaaaataacaacaacaacaacaacaacaacaacaacaacctgaATTGTAAGTTTTACCATTATTCACCACATTGCTTAATTTAGATTCAGTGGATTTGGTTATTTTAAATCACTTGATAGATAGTGTGTTCAGGATTTAGGGTTATTTTAAATCACTTCAAGATTTATTAATGCAGCAGCCCTCTGGAACCACAACACCAGCCCAGCAAAGAAGCAATAGTGCAACAATCGAAAGTAGAAGTAGATGTTAATGTGTAAGTTTCACTGCTTATACAAATTCCAATAATTTCAGTTCACTACATGTTTTAATTGTAAGTTTTATCTCTTCTGTTTCTTATAGCTGCCCTCTAGAACCTAAAAAGTAGGCTGTCGAGATATCTTCACCGAGGAAAATAGAGCCAAAACCTGCGTTCTCTCTTACGAGTTCTGTTATTGAAGAATTATTGAAAGATGACTATTTCTATGAAATTTCTGATGATGATTAAGTTGACCATAAAagttctttttattaatttaaatgagTTGTTTTTGAACTGTTATCTATTTAATGCAGCAACCCTGTCAAAGAAGAACAGCAACCAAGCCAAAGGGAAGATGATATGCCTTCCTTTAACCTTGGGATAAGTCCACCATCATCTCAACCAACTGATCCCTCTGAGCCGCCTGTTTCACAGCTTGAAGTCCTGGCAGAGGCGGTGATAAATGCTGGAGTGACGGCAGCATTAAAGTTTGCTGAAGTAACAACTTCTGAGCCACCCTTGCCAGCTTCTGCAgtcttaaaaactctagaaaaaaaataaaaatctcaaaagAGTTGATCGAAAAGTGTTATCATTGGATGACACATGGAAAAAGGACAAAAGATAGTAGCAACGAATATGATGCAATATTCGTCTTAAAACATGAGGTGCTTTATGAGGGGTTAAGAGAATATTTCATGTCTCTAATGCCGAAGAACAAGTGCATGCCTTGGTAAATTCTTTCCAAATTGCTTTAACAATAATAATTTTTCTAAACACTCTTATATAGTATATCTCATAAATTTTCTTTGTGTAGGTTGTCAGTATACATAGCATGATTCTCAACCAAATCAAAGTTCGGCGGTATTAAGAATAAATATATATTGTGCTGCTGGATATTGTGGTAAGCTAAATTTCTTATTCACTGCTGATTCCTGCTCAGTTCAGTCAAAATGTTAATATTAGTTCACCTGATTCTTATGTGTTCTGTGGAGTTCTTTTGCATGAAGAAAACTTTTTTCTTCATGAATGAATAATTTTTACGTCATATTCAGCATATGAATTGTGTTCGGTTCGGTGGAAATTTGATTTAACTAATCTTCAttttgtagaattttatgttGGGAACACATGGCGTGGAGTACATTGCTAAAACGACAAACAAGGCATACTGGTTTGATATTGAGCAGTATGCCCACCATCGCCAGTTTTTTGACAAAAGAAAACTTGCTTcgcatccatttgtaagttgtaatttctaaaaattcttcaATAATTCTCTCATCTGTTATTTGTTTCCACTGAAATATTCTATCATTTACCCACAATTCAGCTATTTGTGCCAATTTGCAACAGAGCTcattggtggttgtggattgctgatgtcaagaaaaaaaaaattctatgtgCTTGACCCTATCAATAAGCCGAAAAAACATATACCTGAATCAAGAGTGATGCTGAACAAATTTGTTATAAGTTATTTTTCttgtaaattattcaaataaTTTAGTACATGAAATGAGTTCGATTCACTGttgatgctttttttttttaatttttgtgtcCCTTTCAGGGATTAATAATTTCTCAGATGAGGGTTTACACTGGGGCGGAACCCTTAATGGAAGATAGGTTGGGAAAAGAAGCAGAGTATATCCAACTGAATGGTCAACGTACAGAGTAAGAATCTTTATCTTCTATAGTCCTATATTTaatgtattttattttgtatactattaatcgtattatactcaattcttgcttagctatgattgTGGAACATACGTCATGAAATGGCTTGAAACAATCGATCCACGAAAGATCAAGAGCGGGAAGAGATATAAATATAGAGCTTGGACACAAGTAAGtactttctaaattaataaacttctttcttttcttatttatgTTGAGTTCATTTGTTATGTAACTAATTCCTTTCAATTAAAATGTAGGAAGAGATTGATGACTTCAAGTACCAATATAGTCCAAATCTTCTGTTGCATGAAATGAACAAAATCAGAGAGCAAGTGATTTAGGAATTTAAAGCAATAAGACTGCCAAAGCCTTCTGCTGCCCTCTCCAGCCCTTATTGTAAATTCACATCTGGAGATTTAGATAGTAAATAGGATATACTGTGATTCACTAGTTGTATTTgacaatattttgtttaacttgtttaaacaagaaatgtatatatgtgaatattaatgtaaatgCTAATCTATGTATCTAATCTGAATATCAATAATTTTTTCAATATTCAATGTACTCATCTGAGATGTTAATTTATAAATCTCTTGGAACTGTATGGCTGCTGTTTTATTCCAGGTTCTCAGTGATTGCAATCAGTGTATTTACAAATACATTAGTAACACCAAGAAACACAGTGAACCAAAATTAATATACTAGCCGAACCGAAAGTTTCAAAGACACTAAACCCCAAacccctaaaatcctaaaaccctaaacccctaaacctctaaaaccctaaaaccctaaagcctaacactaaaccctaaaccctaaaaccttagACCCTAAACCTTaatccctaatccctaaaccctaaactctaaaccctaaaatcctcaagcctaacactaaaccctaaacccctgaaccctaaaccctaaaccctaaaccctgaacactgaaccctGATTCCCGTTTctcaaaacaaattctaattattcaacttaGAAATTAATACACTAGACGAATCGATAAACTGCATATATcaatatagaatttcacaaaaaaagtgactattcattaAACAGTAACAACAGTCAGAAATTACCCCTGCTATAACCATGGTGAACCGAAATTTGCTCATGGGTGAAcaaaaatttacattaataaaaactaaaacttgtACAATCCTCTCTTGGATAATTCATATCTGGTGCATTGTAAAGAGTGGAGCTTGACTAAATCGATGATGTGGAGTATAAAAGGTTCAACTACAAAAgacataattaattatatattagcaaaatgaacaattgaatttttaactaatcaaaagcaagtcaattttacctcgcttggagctgtctttttctttttctttttcttcatggcatttgagatttttttttccaGGTTTGATCCAAGTCTATTCTTAGGCCGACCTCTTGTTTTGACACGTGGTGGGCTTTGATGGTCATTCACATTGCTTAATGTCACTTCTTCGTGCGTTAACAAACTTTTTCCTTTGCTTCTCTCTTGATATTCTTCCATCTCCGCCATGATCTTGTCAAATGCTCAGTGTATAATTCCAGTCCACTCTTCAGACTCGAATGCAAATTCACATATATTGTGCGACTAAAACACCAACTCATCAAATCTCTTACTTCTCGGCTCCAATAGAGGTTCatcttggctgctcttgatgtgtgtatgcctcctctttatgttcttgctccagCGTTACAATATGTATTTCAGTGCCACATTATCCACTCGCTCAAAGCTTAGGACGCTTAGCAAATGGTGGCACAATATGCCCCTAAACTCAAACAGCAAGCAATGGCACTTCACATATCATGATACTGCGTTGTAGATGAcgacaaacttgttgaatatggAGTTGGAAACCTGCTCTATGACTTCATATGTTGTGAAACCTAGGGTGgaatgcattgatcttgtgatACAGTTCACTTTACCTCTGAATTGAGCTTGAACTTCCCTGAACTTCTCATGGGTATATACATGCTGAAATTGTGCCtctattgctgattttgttgcacacggtaTCACGGTGTTAAAATTTGCAGCATcaaattctctctctgcttgctctcTGCTTGCTAGGCAATTGTCGTATTGCTTCACAAATTGTCTCAAGGAGCTATTCCATGTGATGAACCTGTTGAAAAATGAATACATGCTCTCTcttttgtgtgcttctcattccggcccagaagtggtgataCAAGTAAATTGGAATCCATATATGCCGATCCTTTTATAGCTCTGCAAAACAAACCGAACCTATAAGGTGTGGTGAACCGAAAACAGTGCATGCTTTGGGAAAATAAGATATAAGCATGAAAATAATTCGAATTAAAACCtcaattacctgaaagccacttgttgcctCCGAGGCCATACTTTGTAAGGAAATCGTTCCAGTTTCTGTCAAATGCGTCTTTTGTGTacgagttccaaacaacatggctCATCTCTTGTTCAATATCGATGTGTCCCTTGTagccgtttaatttgcttgggatCTTCTTCATAATGTGCCAGATACACCAGCgatgaattgttgttggcatgcacagctcaattgccctttgaatcgatgcgcattgatcggtAAGAATATTTTTTGGTGCCTTTCTTCCCATGTAACGTAGCCAACACTCAAATAGCCATTTAAATGATTGGATGTCCTCATTTTTCATCAGTGcgcatccgagaagtgttgactgGCCGTGGTGATTCACACCCACAAAAGAACCTAAACCAAATTGTACCTGCATAAATAACAAGCAGACCGCGGTGAACCGAAATATATACATGCACTGAACATCAAAATATATTTGAATGGATCGATTACCTGTTTGTGTtataggtggtgtcaaatgaaaccacgtctccgaaatactcaaatgCAGCCctacttcttgcatcggcccagaATGCATGTTTAATGCAGTGATCGCCTTCAAGGTTGAGCTTAAAATAGAaattttggttcttctctttcattcttattaggtacttcccaaattctttggcatcgtCTTCTTCGGAAATATTCCGTACTTTCCTCGTGATCTAATTCctcacatctttttcaataaaaccTAGCTCACGGTGGCTGCCATCTGCTGCCataaatgattggtaagttttgctcggTCTGATTCCAGCTTTCTCGTAGGTTTCAATGGTGCGACGCACAAACATGCTAAGCTccctgtgttgtttgagcatctcAGCCTGGTCTGGACAGCAAGGATGTGAGTGATTCAGAACAACTTTAGAAATTGTCCAAACACCGACATCCTTTATTATGTGTACATAAATCCTGGCTGGACAGTTTAACCCAGCTGAGGGGTTTGTCTTCAGAGTTGGAGATATCTTGGATTTCCACCTCCCCTCTCTGGTGCATacaattagttgattcttaatcttgtcTCCGTCTCGAGTCGTATTCCTTATTTTCGTAGAAAAACCAGCAAGTTGGAATGATGTTTGTATAACTTTGTAGCTTCTTCTAGTGTCTCAAAAATCATCCCCACCTTTGGGACAAATCTTTCATCCACAACACAGCTGGTCTGCACAATGAATTGAAAACTTCATTAACGGTGAAACAATTCTATAATACTTACCGAACCGAAAGGTTACTAACAGTAAACAAAAGATAATCCATTatacaaaatcaaattcaaaacaactctgtctacaatttagatagtatcaattcaattcaattcagattcaGATCACCTCCgtacattcaattcaattcaaataaaattagcaatttcattCCATTGAATTCGATACAAAATTCATtaatccaaacctcatcaaattgatGCGTTTCCGAAGAATAATTGTattcattcaactgatttgaagttgattcattcattgtttcaattcaaaACTCCAGATCgaagaaaaaacaaagaaaaagaagaagaacgacaAAGCTAATTACGTCAAAGTCAATCCAGATCCATAATGCAGAGAACAAGGAATTTTATTAAGACAcgaacagagaagaagaagaagaacgaaaacGCGACAAGAGAACaaggtttacgttgagaaaggtttacgttgagaaagGTTTACGTTCAGAAAAGTTTGTCACGAAGAAAAGGTTTACGTTATATACGTTATATGAGGCGTGTGTATAACAAACAACTGTGGGGTGTGGGACAGCGCGTGTGAAGGAAGTTACTTGGATAACATCCATGTATTTTTACATGGATGTAGAGCTTTTCCATATAATTATTTACCCTAATAATATTAAAGGACAAAGATGTTAATTTTTGAAAGGTATCTCTTACCATGATCCATGACATCGCTTGTCCATCATGGAGGTGTGTAGGACATTGATCTGTCGGTCAAATATATTCGGTTTAAATTGAGTTGACcggtttaagataattaaaaccAGTTTTTTGCGAGTCTATTGTAGAAACAGTTAGAAAAATCATTCGAATCGATTTAAAGTTTGGTTTATTGGTTTTTTTATTGAACCGACCGGTTCGATCCGAATTTGATAATATGAATCAAACTGCAACTGTGTGCTCAGCCTACGTGCCTGAGGATATCGTCCGCTTTGTTTGAATTTTAAAGATAACACTCTAGTCTTTAAAAATTTACTCAATGCGTATTTTAGATTTTTCAAATCAAACTTGGATGATCATACAATGTGAATTGATTTTATAATGGTATTTTagtctttttaaataattttaaaagactattttgttcttttaaattaattaacagggtatttaattattttaaaagttaaaaacaGCAATTGCTATTACAATTGAACAAACTTAATTCTAAACGGGTATTTTAATCtttcaaaattaattataaaaacttATTTTAGTNNNNNNNNNNNNNNCTCATCTTAGatatcatttaaaaaataaaataaaattttactatTTGTATAATtatcttaataaaataattaaaaatcattttaacatttaattaaattaaaactgAATATTAAACTATTAGTGATAAATTTCGTTTTAATTTACAAATCATTATTTATGATCCCCCAAATACTTAGGGGTGGCAACATGTATCCTACTCGCGGGTACCCAACCCGACTCCACCTGTCGGGTAGGGTTGCCAATCCGATCCGCAGCGAGTAGGGTAGGATGCGGGTAGGGTTCtcgtgcgggtcgggtagggtgcgagttgagtctcaaccctacctgaccaacccgcactctatacatgcatatgttatatatttatataaaaatatgttttaagtagaTTTTGAACCAAAGACTTCTCATTAAATGCAAAAAATTTTTAGTCattaaaagaagatcattaattgataatttaataaacttttttttacataaaagtcacttctattttaaattatcatcaagttatataataatgttattTCTTTTTTTGTAACCCGTAAATAGAGTCGGGTAGATGCAAATTAAAAGcgagtagggttagggttgagatattctcaacccgcgaATAGAGTAtgattgagtttatataaaaatctcagcCCGCGAATAAAGTTAGGATTGACTCTaaaccgtaccctaccctacccattgccacccccCTACAAATACTCATGTGGGTGTCATTTGATGgatgaaaaatgaaattgaagTTATAACTAGCGGATGCTCTAACTTACGGACAATCCACACGCAGATTTAAATTTTGTGTGGTGAGTGTGTGTCgcactgaagaagaagaagaaaacagaaaagaaaacaatGGCTTCAGCTTGGCTTCATCTCCATCCTCCTCTCTCTAAATTGTCTCAGCAGAGAGCACACCAAATCACTTCCCTGACCTCACTAAAATTCACCACTTCCACCAATACGAACTTCATCACGAAACCTCTCTCAGTGCGCTTCGCTTTAACCCAGTCTGACTCCTCCAATTCCAAATCCATCGAACCTGATCCCTCCCCGCTTCTCCAACATATTGCCGTAAGCCGTTCATTTTCTCAATTTCTTTATTTCTCGCTTTAAactctttcttttctgttttataTGAGTTTAGGTGCCTTAATTTCCCTCGCGTTTCCGTTGCAGGACAGTTTTGATCTTCCTTCTGATTACTTCGCTCAGCTTCCCCGGGATCTTCGTTTGGATGTGAGTGCCCTCGACATCATTCCTTCTCTCTGCACTCTACACGctgcttttttatttatttatttatttttgaaattttattgattaaataacagcaaattaaataaataaatgtttcTTTGGAGTTGTATTTGTGATTTGTGCAGCTGAACGATGCCGCATTCGATCTATCAAATGGACCAGTCTTGGACGAGGTTGGTACTTAAATACTATTCACTGTTTATCCTTTTCAGAGAGCAAAGCACACAAGTAGAATTCATTGATCAAACATAAGGGTAGAATTTTCATTGATGATTCTATTATAACATGGCAGGATCCCAATTNNNNNNNNNNNNNNNNNNNNNNNNNNNNNNNNNNNNNNNNNNNNNNNNNNNNNNNNNAATTTCCTTCTTTGAATTACAAATTTACCGTCCGAAATATTGATTCAACGGTAAAATAGAGAAGATAACATTCAGAGGGAAGTTCAAACTACATTCTCATTATAACAGTTTACAATTACTTATAGCCTGTAATTGATACTACTTTCTCGTATTGCCAAGCTCAACGCTACTAACCACCAAAAAGACAAAAGTTCAACTCTACTAACTGTAAATTAAAAAGGTTAAACTCTACTAATATAGGATAATTAGACCCATTATACCTGCTACAAATTATGTTGAAGCATTTGAGTTTTACAAAAAATCACATGTATCCCGGTTAATCAATTTTTGATTGCCTCTTATTCTATTGTGTTTGGTACTTTGGTGTATTTACCTATTAGGAATAGAATGGATAGTCTTTGATGCTCGATCCCACTACTGATAATGGCGTATTTATTTAATGGGGAATAATGTACTTACTCAGTGTGGGCAAGAGTTGGGGGAAATACTGCTAAACATCACTCGGGCATGGGAACGTGCCGACACGTCAGCTTCCTACTCTTTATTGACCAAGCTTCCTTCTATGGAGGAGAATTTGACAGGCAGTGCCAGATCAGGTAAGCCCATAGATGAATAACAAAAGATATCAATGTGGTTTTTGATAGGATGATCTTCCAAACAACCTCCTCACTACAAAATAAAGGAGGGCATGGCTTGAAGTTGAAGGtctctttgttctctttgttGCTTAGCACTTGGCAAGCGGTTGGTATCTGCTGGAAGAAGGTTCCAGTCGATGGGTCAGTATGGCCAAGGTGAGCCACAAAAGGTATTAACACTTCAAAGTTGTGCTGATGGGTCAGGCTTCAATAATCTTCATCCTTAAGTGAATAAAAAAAACATGGTTGACATTTTTGGGTGAATAAGTGACTGATATTTAATCAGAATGAAGCATTCTGGGTTTTGCTCTTTTCTCAGTTCTTTTAGTGTTAATGATGTTCTCGTTTGAAACATGTATTGTATCATTAGCATATTAGGCTAATATTAGGACCGAAAGAGAAATGCCTGGAAAGTAGGTACCATAAAGTGTTTCTCTGTAATCAGTTCCTTGTTTGATTTTAGCAATGTTtggtttttgttatattttggAGGATAGTCACTGTTTACCCCCCGAAATCACTCTTGCAAATATCTTTGATTATAAGCTGTTTTGAACACAAAATAAGCTAATGCAACCATACAAAGCATTGAAGTGTATTGATAGATGAGGATTAGCACTTAGTACCATACTAGTCACGTTGGTGCAAAGATATACCAAAATATGATACTGACAGATAAAAGCCAATGAATGAGCAGTATTAGTTTTTGTCTGTTGACACACTAACATATGGCAATGTTTAACCATCATAGATTGCAAAAGCAATGATCACAGCTGGGAAAGCTCTATCAGCTATTTCAACTTCTGCAAGAATAGATGAACAACCGAAAGAAGCAGCTAGGATGCTGAAGGTCAGAAATTTATCAGCTCCAGTTTATGAATAAGAAACTATTACTGTTAAACTGCAAAATCAGTAATCCCTTTGGCAACTGCAGTTCGGAGAGTTGCAGCTTGAAATAACACCAGACAATGCTAATATCGGTGCGGTAATTGGAGTTGTTTTTGGGTATGTTTTGCACATTAAACTTTTTTATCTTTCATTATAAGAAATAAGGCTGACATCAGGAGAACCCAGTTCTTGTATAATTTCTGTTTCAACTTTGAACACAGGATCCTTTCATTTGAAATAGCTAAGGGAAT from Arachis ipaensis cultivar K30076 chromosome B09, Araip1.1, whole genome shotgun sequence includes these protein-coding regions:
- the LOC107618650 gene encoding uncharacterized protein LOC107618650; this encodes MASAWLHLHPPLSKLSQQRAHQITSLTSLKFTTSTNTNFITKPLSVRFALTQSDSSNSKSIEPDPSPLLQHIADSFDLPSDYFAQLPRDLRLDLNDAAFDLSNGPVLDECGQELGEILLNITRAWERADTSASYSLLTKLPSMEENLTGSARSALGKRLVSAGRRFQSMGQYGQGEPQKIAKAMITAGKALSAISTSARIDEQPKEAARMLKFGELQLEITPDNANIGAVIGVVFGILSFEIAKGIENIPESSLQYANDNALLLAKSLRGALLALFYCSTVLSAFTTVGLVLLGIQLRSKKD